In Gouania willdenowi unplaced genomic scaffold, fGouWil2.1 scaffold_9_arrow_ctg1, whole genome shotgun sequence, a single genomic region encodes these proteins:
- the LOC114461136 gene encoding lymphoid enhancer-binding factor 1-like, with product MDALPEAEYRRKEKVTDKPYVKKPLNAFMHFLKKNRASAEAELGTRTSAVVNKHLGQRWKLLSPEQREVYVEEARVDSLLHLFANPNWSNKINYRHKKKRLSPKVREEKKK from the exons ATGGACGCCTTGCCTGAAGCTGAGTACCG AAGGAAGGAAAAGGTGACAGACAAGCCGTATGTTAAAAAGCCCCTCAACGCTTTCATGCACTTCCTAAAAAAGAACAGGGCATCTGCGGAGGCGGAGTTGGGCACGAGGACGAGTGCTGTGGTGAATAAACACCTCGGTCAACGG TGGAAATTGTTGTCaccagaacaaagagaagtATATGTTGAAGAGGCCAGAGTGGATTCTCTCCTGCACTTATTTGCGAACCCCAACTGGAGTAATAAAATCAACTAT AGACACAAGAAAAAACGACTGTCGCCCAAAGTTCgtgaggagaaaaagaaataa